The sequence below is a genomic window from Sandaracinaceae bacterium.
TCCCACCACGGAGCGCTGATCTCGGTGGCCTCGCGCGCGCCCGGAGGAGGCGGCACGGCACCCGCGGTGAGGCTCGCGTCGGCGTCCTCCGCCCCGGACCCCTGAGAGGAGTAGCCCTCCGGCAGCGGATGCGCCGGCTGGGGATCGCGCAGCCGCTGGTACACGCAGCCAGGCGTCAACAGGCCGAGCGCAACGCTGCCGAGGATCGCGACGCGGGTTCTGGTCATCCGATGGGCCCAGCTTTCGGCCCGGCGATGGCGCGCAGGCTCTGTTGGATGTGGAACGGGACGATGGCGTCCATGTCGATCGGGAAGGGCAGGCGCTTGCTGAACTCGTCGGCCCCGAGGTGCGCCATGAACACGCCGAGCAGGCTCGTCCACAGCTGGAGGTTGAGGAGGAAGGGGTCGAGGTCGGCCCGGATGCTGCCGTCCTGCTGACCGAGCCGCGTCGCGTCGAGTCCCAACTTGGTGATCTCACCAACGGAGCGGCGGTACTCGGCGAACGACTCGCTGTTGGGGTCGAGGTTCTGCCCTGGCACGCTCCAGCTGATGGCGAACCGGAACATGTGCGGGTGCCGGACGAACCACTCCGCGTAGGCGTTCAGCATGCTGCCCATCTTCGCCAACCCGACGGACTCCGCGTCGGACGCCGCGCGCAGGAACGGGATGAAGTCCCGCATCGAGCGCACCGCGATCTCCGCGCACAAGGCGTCCTTGTTCTGGAAGTACAGGTACAGCGCGCCCTTCGAGAGCTCGGCCCTCC
It includes:
- a CDS encoding TetR/AcrR family transcriptional regulator, whose translation is MSSIRPTCKLPSRREREREARREAIVAAAQEFVVETGYWEMSMDAVARRAELSKGALYLYFQNKDALCAEIAVRSMRDFIPFLRAASDAESVGLAKMGSMLNAYAEWFVRHPHMFRFAISWSVPGQNLDPNSESFAEYRRSVGEITKLGLDATRLGQQDGSIRADLDPFLLNLQLWTSLLGVFMAHLGADEFSKRLPFPIDMDAIVPFHIQQSLRAIAGPKAGPIG